In one window of Temnothorax longispinosus isolate EJ_2023e chromosome 11, Tlon_JGU_v1, whole genome shotgun sequence DNA:
- the LOC139822296 gene encoding uncharacterized protein, with protein MHNYKNIIIAGDLNCNLLTSSYESNHLRDVASQLSLHIVESNSTFHTVSSDSWLDVFIVDSLDKVLSFHKSSAPFINGHDMIELTYALGVSSFKSRTLVRRCYRGFEENNFLETLIARLSTSFAHDISQMNPSESDVDSFLSTLTNDFIASLDTHAPVHTFRVSRPPAPWLTAALTDRIRHRNRLYSIARRSGSILDFQIYRHFRNNLTIDLKKARERYHMDRLCSVSDPSKMWRELSYLGLIQPSLPSLLNFFSRDELNSYYASISNRHPSCSQTEFSDILLSLTPEEPIFSFSQVTFDSLRSVMGATSSSFASGFDQLPLSIVALALPHIGNLVVSLFNCCLNLGHFSSLWKRAIVRPLSKIKTPSSPSDTRPITNLCELSKLFEKIIHRQIVDFITINHILDDRQSGFRKGYSTQTALLRISHDIRRAVDLGEIIILVLFDFSKAFDTVSHPLLLKKLRKLGFSDLALKLIFSYLTGRTQAVVDLEGIFSDWLSVTLGVPQGSVLGPLLFSLFINDIGAFLRFTQYMIFADDTQIYRRCLLRELNTGLRLVAHDVGVIAEFAAANGLTLNLNKSKVLLLGSRRNVVRIDLCISCPYPCISKWNLYSICSRGEESGGYHEIRPIVEKSCLLHL; from the coding sequence ATGCACAATtacaaaaacattattatcGCAGGTGACTTAAATTGCAATCTCCTCACCTCTTCTTACGAATCCAATCATCTGAGAGACGTGGCCTCGCAATTGTCTCTTCACATAGTCGAATCGAATTCGACCTTTCACACCGTTTCCTCCGACTCTTGGCTTGACGTCTTCATAGTCGATAGTTTAGATAAGGTGTTATCGTTTCACAAGTCTAGTGCTCCCTTCATCAACGGCCACGATATGATAGAGCTAACTTATGCGCTCGGGGTTTCCTCTTTTAAAAGCCGTACGCTGGTGAGGCGATGTTACAGGGGTTTCGAGGAGAACAATTTCCTGGAGACGCTCATCGCCAGGCTGTCTACGTCTTTCGCACACGACATTAGCCAAATGAACCCCAGCGAGTCAGATGTCGATAGCTTCTTGAGTACCCTTACCAACGATTTCATAGCCAGTCTGGACACGCATGCTCCGGTCCACACTTTCCGTGTGTCTCGTCCCCCTGCACCTTGGCTTACTGCCGCTCTCACAGACAGGATCAGACATCGTAATCGGCTCTACAGCATTGCGCGCAGATCTGGAAGCATTCTTGATTTCCAAATCTACAGACACTTCAGAAACAATCTCACAATCGACTTAAAGAAGGCAAGAGAGCGGTATCACATGGATAGATTATGTTCGGTTTCTGATCCGTCCAAGATGTGGCGGGAGCTTTCCTACCTTGGCCTTATTCAACCATCTCTTCCTTCACTCTTGAACTTCTTTTCGCGCGATGAGCTGAATTCCTACTATGCTTCTATATCGAATCGTCACCCCTCTTGCTCGCAAACTGAGTTCTCTGACATCTTATTATCCTTAACGCCTGAAGAACCGATATTCTCGTTTTCTCAAGTCACGTTCGACAGCCTGCGCTCAGTCATGGGTGCAacttcttcttccttcgcCTCGGGTTTTGACCAGTTGCCTCTATCCATCGTTGCCCTCGCTTTGCCCCATATTGGGAATCTCGTGGTCTCTCTATTCAATTGTTGCCTTAATCTTGGCCACTTTTCATCGCTCTGGAAGCGCGCCATAGTGCGCCCACTTTCTAAAATCAAGACACCCTCCTCGCCTTCCGACACGAGACCTATCACGAATTTGTGTGAGCTCTCTaagttatttgaaaaaatcatCCACCGTCAAATCGTGGATTTCATAACTATCAACCACATTCTCGACGATCGACAGTCAGGCTTCCGCAAGGGCTACTCGACCCAGACTGCTCTACTTCGTATATCTCATGACATCAGGAGAGCTGTTGACCTAGGCGAGATCATCATACTGGTCCTCTTCGATTTTAGTAAGGCTTTTGATACCGTTTCACATCCTCTGCTATTGAAAAAACTCAGGAAATTAGGTTTCTCCGATTTAGCCCTTAAGCTGATCTTTTCATATCTCACTGGTCGCACTCAGGCGGTCGTAGATCTCGAGGGCATTTTCTCCGATTGGTTATCCGTCACTTTAGGAGTCCCGCAGGGATCAGTCTTGGGGCCGCTTCTTTTTTCCCTGTTCATTAACGATATAGGGGCATTTCTGCGATTTACTCAGTATATGATATTTGCCGACGACACGCAGATCTACCGCAGATGTCTCTTACGCGAGCTGAACACGGGTCTTCGGCTCGTGGCGCACGACGTCGGAGTCATAGCGGAATTCGCGGCCGCTAATGGATTGACCCTTAATCTCAATAAATCAAAGGTTCTCTTACTGGGAAGCAGGCGCAACGTTGTGCGGATCGATCTCTGTATCAGTTGTCCTT